The Pseudomonas sp. SCA2728.1_7 DNA segment CTGTGTTGCAAGGACATGGCCTGTCTCCTCATCAGGTTGTGTGCCTAGGGTAAAACCGCCACGTGACCGGGCTGTGACAACTCCCTGCGGTCTGTCAGTGGGGCATCTCCACTCAAACAGAAACGACCGCTCGTCTCAACCGGGACTTTAGACCAATAGTAACTATGGCCTAGTCTTTGGGGGCATATTTAACCTGACTCATTGTGATTTACAGAGTTCCGCTCCAAGAAGGTTTAGGCTAGCCCTTTCACCAACACGGATGTGTACCTGAATGACCCCGAAGCTTTCTTCACGACACCGTCGGGCCCTGCGTCTGACCACTCGATTTCTGGCCCCTTACCGCTGGCAAGTCATCGCTGCGCTGCTGGCATTGATCGTCACCGCCGCCGTTACGTTGTCGATGGGGCAGGGCATCAAACTGTTGGTCGACCGCGGCTTCATGACTCAGTCGCCGCATCAGCTCAATCAGAGCATTGGCATCTTCATGTTGATGGTGCTGGGGCTGGCGGTCGGCACGTTCGCGCGGTTCTACTGGGTATCGTGGATCGGCGAGCGCTGCGTGGCCGATATTCGTCGTGAAGTGTTCAACCATCTGGTCTATCTGCATCCGGGCTTTTACGAGAACAACCGCAGTTCGGAGATTCAGTCGCGGCTGACGGCCGACACGACACTCCTGCAATCGGTGATCGGCTCGTCGCTGTCGATGTTCCTGCGCAATCTGCTGATGGTCATTGGTGGTGTCATTCTGTTGTTCGTGACCAATGCGAAACTCACCAGCATCGTGGTAATTGCCTTGCCGTTCGTGGTGGCACCGATTCTGATTTTCGGCAGGCGCGTACGCAATCTGTCGCGGTTGAGCCAGGACCGGGTCGCCGATATCGGCAGCTATGTTTCCGAGACTCTCGGCCAGATCAAAACCGTGCAGGCCTACAACCATCAGGTGCAGGACGAGCGGCGTTTTGCGACGACGGTCGAGGACGCGTTCGACACGGCGCGCAAACGCATCTTTCAGCGTTCATGGATGATCACCATGGTGATCGTGCTGGTGCTCGGCGCGGTGGCGGTGATGTTGTGGGTCGGTGGCATGGACGTGATCGCCGGGCGCATCACTGGAGGTGAACTGGCGGCGTTTGTCTTTTACAGTCTGATCGTCGGCAGTGCGATCGGCACCTTGAGTGAGGTGATCGGTGAGCTGCAACGCGCGGCGGGTGCCGCCGAACGAATCGCTGAGCTGTTGGGTTCGGAAAATATCATTCAACCGCCCACTACCGGACTGGTGACCCTGCCGCAGCGCGTGCGGGGTGAATTGCAATTGCAGGAAGTACGTTTTTCCTATCCGTCGCGGCCTGAAAGCTATGCCGTCAACGGCTTGAACCTGACCATCCGGGCCGGTGAGACGCTGGCGCTGGTGGGGCCATCCGGCGCCGGCAAGTCCACGGTGTACGATTTGCTATTGCGCTTTTATGACCCCGTGGAAGGGCGGATCCTGATTGATGGTGTGCCGCTGACCAGCCTTGATCCGCTGGACCTGCGCCGTCACTTCGCCTTGGTCTCGCAGTCGCCGGCGCTGTTTTTCGGCAGCGTTGAAGAAAATATTCGTTACGGCAATCCGGGGGCGACGCTGGAGCAAGTCAAGGACGCGGCAAAAATTGCTCACGCCCACGACTTCATCGAGAAAATGCCCAACGGTTATCAGACCCATCTCGGCGATGGTGGCCTCGGCCTGTCCGGTGGTCAGCGTCAGCGTCTGGCGATCGCCCGGGCATTGCTGGTCGACGCACCGATCCTGCTGCTGGACGAAGCCACCAGTGCCCTCGATGCGCAGAGCGAACACCTGATTCAGGAAGCCCTGCCGAGCCTGATGCAGAACCGCACCACGCTGGTGATCGCGCATCGACTGGCCACTGTGAAAAACGCTGACCGGATTGCAGTGATGGATCAGGGCAAGCTTGTGGCCATTGGTACTCATCAGGAACTGATTGCCAGCAATCCGCTGTATGCGCGGTTGGCGGCGTTGCAGTTCAATGATGGAAAAGTAACGGTTGATCAAGTCTGATGGACACTGCTCGTATCGGGCATTATGGCGCTAATGAGTCAGCAAGCGACCTAGTAACCGACTTAGTAACCGACCTAGTAGCGAGATTATTGT contains these protein-coding regions:
- a CDS encoding ABC transporter transmembrane domain-containing protein, with the protein product MTPKLSSRHRRALRLTTRFLAPYRWQVIAALLALIVTAAVTLSMGQGIKLLVDRGFMTQSPHQLNQSIGIFMLMVLGLAVGTFARFYWVSWIGERCVADIRREVFNHLVYLHPGFYENNRSSEIQSRLTADTTLLQSVIGSSLSMFLRNLLMVIGGVILLFVTNAKLTSIVVIALPFVVAPILIFGRRVRNLSRLSQDRVADIGSYVSETLGQIKTVQAYNHQVQDERRFATTVEDAFDTARKRIFQRSWMITMVIVLVLGAVAVMLWVGGMDVIAGRITGGELAAFVFYSLIVGSAIGTLSEVIGELQRAAGAAERIAELLGSENIIQPPTTGLVTLPQRVRGELQLQEVRFSYPSRPESYAVNGLNLTIRAGETLALVGPSGAGKSTVYDLLLRFYDPVEGRILIDGVPLTSLDPLDLRRHFALVSQSPALFFGSVEENIRYGNPGATLEQVKDAAKIAHAHDFIEKMPNGYQTHLGDGGLGLSGGQRQRLAIARALLVDAPILLLDEATSALDAQSEHLIQEALPSLMQNRTTLVIAHRLATVKNADRIAVMDQGKLVAIGTHQELIASNPLYARLAALQFNDGKVTVDQV